The nucleotide sequence AGAGCAGTGTGTTGGGGAGTGTAAGGGGGAGTTTGATACCAACTGATTCCTTCTTGGAGAAGATATTGCTTCATTTTAAGATACTCTCCCCCATTGTCTGTGTAGAGAGAGCGAATTGATAGTTGAAATTGCTTTTCGACCAATTTCTTAAACTGTAAAAACACAGACAAAACTTCATATTTGTGTTGTATTGGAAACAACCAAGTATACTTTGTATAATGGTCAACAAAGATAACATAATAACAATAACCATCAATGGATGTTACTGGAGCAGGGCCCCAGACATCACTATATAAAATTTGAAGAGGGGCAGAACTTGCAACTGTAGAGATGCCAAAAGGTTGTTTGTGAGCTTTATTCAAAGAACAAGAACTACATATAACTTGCTGAGATAAAGATGAGACAGAATAAGGTAATTTATAATGATGCAAAATAGTAGATAGCATCTTAGAGGAGGGATGACCCAGTCGGTGGTGCCATCCCACTTGATCTGTTGTAACGTTGGAATGTGCTGAAGAGATTGTAGCTGTAAGGCAGTTGGGACTTGGTGGGTTCAGGTGATAAACTCCATCATGACAGCTACCCGACACCATGGTGCGACCCGTATTGCGATCCTTAACCAAACAATGAAATGGGAAGAATTCAATGGACACATTATTGTGTTTAGTAAGTTCATGCACAAATATGAGATTTCGGTGAAGTAAAGGCACACATAATACATTATTAACAGAAAGTGGGCGTGTGGTATTGTGAAATTGAGTAGTGCCGGTGTGTGAAATAGGCAAACCTGTACCATCACCAATGTGAACCTCTTCTGTTCCATCATATTCGGAGTGACTGGAGAGATGGTGAGGATCATATGTCATATGGTGGCTGGCACCAGAGTCAGGGAGCCATGAGGAAGATGGTTGTGATGGTGCAGTAGAAGGAGCTGTAGAGTTAGCATAGTTGGCAGTTGGGGAAGTAAAGGTCTGAGGTGAGTGAGCAAAGATTTTGAACTTTCGACATTTGTTGGCTGGATGGCAGGGAATATCACAAAGTTGGCAAATAAGTCGAGATTGCCCACGGCCTCGACCACCACGATTGTTGGGCGGCCTGTTACCACCCCATTGATGATGACCACGGTTGCCATTCCAGGAACCTCGGTGACCTCTGCCAGAGTTTGGGGTGTAGGACTGATAAGATTGTTTTTGATGGAAGTTGGCTGTGGCCAAGTTTTGAGTCTGAGTCACTTGAATGCGTGCCAGATATGACTCTTGTGCTACAAGTACATCTTTGAGTTCTTCAAACCTGAAAGGGGTCTCTCGAGTGCGAATAGCACCAACCATGCTAGAGTATTCCTCACCAAGTCCATCAAGAATATGGAGAGTAAGATCATCATCAGAGATGGGTTTATCAATCAATGTAAGTTCATCAGCAAGATGTTTGACATCTTGAAGGTAATCTGCGATGGATTTAGCACCTTTCTGGCAGCGAGATAATTGAGATTTAAGCTGCAAAACTCGAGAACGCGAAGTATTCGCATATAGTTGATGGGCTTTAGACCAGACAGCAAGACTGGTTTTGACATCCCCTATGAGGGGTAAGATGGTGCCATCAATGGAAGCAACCAGGGCAAGAAGTATAAATTGGTCCTGACTCTGCCAGGTATGATATGCGGTGAGAGATGCGGTgtctgttgggtctaaattaaccttactagcaagtgtactagtcggcgactacagcacaatgataagcaagggtcgaatccacagggacggtgttatatctaatccaaatttatacttgtatttacgtatggacaatgcaaacaaaagtaaagttcaactcaagattgtttggttgggtaattaaactaaaacaagcaaatagtaaagtatttttggtattttctttgaataaggatgtaactaatgcaaatgagataaacaccaaagctttggaatcccccttgggaaataacttgcgatgacacaaattcacacacatatttgctaattcgggcataacgaatccgtacctaagtcggttttagcgcacttaagccaaatctccctaaaatcgattactagccatcttattggtctaggtcggatattcctaaatacattctagccatcttattggtctaaacatgcatagaaattcatggagttctatggagattaggattcatacaaattgtcacctaattaaagggagacacattcataatcaagtgtttcaagaagcataatctacttgacatattattgtctaagcaaattctccaaacaatttcatccaaaaacctaaagtgttggccaaacaccacaagcatgaagaaattgcaatcaaacgtagaaacacaagatttatacccaaatcaactcatatatatgtaaatcaagtcataaacaaagtcatcaaacccaaggcttcaacctagccttggcacaagaggtttagttacacataatgagagaaaaacacaaaaggagagatgagaaaatcatgaataaacccaattagttgagtagatccaagttgagctgaagaatctctcctcctagctccaagagtcgcctccccctctgctttcgctccccagaaattctattctaggtctaaaaaagtccccgcagctcggacaaatcgcgacttaaaacatcccagaaaattgctttttgcgcctaggcgcgttgttttcacgcctaggcgcaccacgcctaggcacacgcctaggcgcacgcctaggcgcaatcctaggcgtgcacaacttcaaatttaagtccaactctctggactgggtgtgtaggagtgatcctgggcgtgcacaaattgtgcgcctaggcgtgccacgcctaggcgcacgcctaggcgcgttacccctaggcacatgattaaaatgaccataacttctccatatgacctcagatttgcatgattttagattctacggaaatcttgagatgtctagtttccaataccttttgttgcgctcgattccaataacgtgacagaaagttatgactatttgaacacacgaaggtcggtggacatttttttcaattcagccctttttccttcgcttttcatccaaaccgcaatcaacctatcaaaatacaaatcaacacataaatacactcattatttatcaaaagaaagcttaagagggggatatttctaccaaaaacaataggtattatcatacctatcagtgTCAGTGGACCCTTCAGCAGGCAGAGAAGGACAAGGTTGTTTCCATTCAACATAGCCCATCAGATTATAGGCTCGTAAGAGTGACAGAACTTGGAGTCGCCAAGAAATGAAGTTAGTGGCTGTGAGTTTCAGGGGTAGGGCTGAGATAGCATGTACAGAGACGGTGGTAGTGTTGCCAGGAACGGTAACAGTGACGGTAGTGGGATGGTGATAgtgggaagaggaagaagaggtttCAGCTGTTGACATGTTAACGTTGGAGGTGTACTCGTCGGAGTCACgacgctccgataccataaaagtaTTTGATGATATTACTTTCATTAATTTCAACAGATAGAAACAAAGTGAATATATACACTGGTGATCTCTGAGTAACGGCTATATAGCTATGATGTTACAATACAATAGACACAGGGTGTATGACTGTTGTACAGTAAAGAGATAACACTTTTACAGACTGGAGAGATTCTTAGAGATACGTGAATCTCGTTTAAATTGATTGGGCCTATTTACTTGGGCTTTTGTCATGTCTTGTTGGGCTTGATAGTAGAGGGCCTGTGCTATCCCTATTAAAGACATGTCTTGGTCACACTAGTCAGTTCACGGGGTCTCGTGAATAAACCGATTTCATTCCCCCTAAATCCGAAAGATGATCCGCCACCGGAGATTAATCCGTCTCCGGATCTTCAACCACCTATGGGCCCATTTGTGTCGTTTGTATTTTTGGATTTATATTCTTGGGCCCAATAAATATGGTGTACATTGGACAATCCGGAAGCAACACATAGAGGCCTTCTTTGAGTGGGCCAGGGAAAAACCCATTACGAATTGAACCTTAAAAGTGACTGCTTTAAAGTGTCTGCCCACATAGAAAGATGGATTCAACGGACTTGTAGAGACCCATTACCAAAGTACCGACTCGAGCAGTCGAGCGTGATGCCCAGGAGTCCAGAACACTGATGAGTCATGAGTCATGAGTCACCTGCCAACAAGTATATTGGGCCTAATATTAAGATGCTTTGTGGATCCATTATTTCATTATTGGGCTTATCACTGGATAAGCCCAAACTCGTTTTTACAGGTGCAAATCCTCATTTACTGGACCAGCTGTTATATAACCTAACAGTTACAGCATAACGACTTTACGTTAACCACACGgaacttacttttttttttcttctcgaaAATCCCAAAAGGAAAAGGGAATCCAATCAGAGGACAGTTGATGGCGTCGTCTCTACGTCTTCTCTCTAAAACAGTTCTAACTTGAAAATCGTTTAAAAATCCACCGCCATTCCACTGACTTCCCTCACTCGCACTCCAAGCACGCTGAAACCATGGCGTCCGGTGTCGGTGCCATTTCACGTGCCTCATACCTTCATCCCCGCAGCCCTGCACAACCCGTCGATTCCACTGTAAAACTACGAGTAAGCCTTCTCAAGACGAAAACTAGACTGTGCGTAAGAATTAGGGCTAACAGTGATGGGAATTCGTACCTGGATATGTGGCGGAAGGCCGTTGATCGCGAGCGGAAGGAAATCGAGTTCCAGAGTATCGCCAATAACTCTGCTAGTGAGAGTGTTGACGAGAATGGGAATGACTTCAATGAAATCgaattggagaagaagagtGAAGAGTTTCAGAAGATCCTGGAGGTGTCCAAGGAGGAGAGGGATAGAGTGCAGCGAATGCAGGTCATTGATCGAGCTGCTGCTGCAATTGCCGCCGCTCGCGCTGTCATCCAGGAGGACATTGCTTCTGTGAAGGAGAATACGGAAGGTGAAAGAAGTGAAACAATGGGGCCTCAAGATCCAGGTAATTGGGAGCTTTGTTTTATTGCTTCTAATGTTCTAACTGGAGGTTCTGTTTCGTGTTTGTTGTGTGAGGTTTTCTTGATCTTATTTTGGCTTTGCTATGTACAAACGTTTAATTTGGGAATTTTGTAGACTCCATGTAGTTCTTATTCGAAATGATACTCTACAGTAGTATTTGGATTAATCTTTTCAGAAAATGAGGGAATAGTTGTGGAGTTTAGTCCGAGTCTAAAGTGAACTAGAGAGCAGTTAACTTACCTAGTGGCAAATGTTACGTGGATGTTGTCACTTTAAAGCTGAGCCCTTTTTAAACATCAAGGAATAAGAACAGTAAAGTTTAAACCTAAAGTTTTTAGTGTGCTGAGCTAGAGAGGGATTGAGATGAGCCAATTTAGCTTGGAGGAAGAGAAATGATAATTGTGTGCATATGAATGTGTCATTGGAGTTGAATAAATGAATGCCTTCCTCAATAATATACAATTCTGGATCATGTGTTATAATTACGTTTTAAAGCCAATATTATTCTCCGTGTGATTGtggttaaaaacttaaaattcatgttaaaattcttttttaGTCGTGTTATTTTTTTCCTGTTAGAAGATGTCATTTGgaagttggaattattttctttgttggctTGATAATGATAGTCAGTCATCCAAGTTTTGTGTTGAAAGCATGATCACATCATGCACCTCATTCACACGTACGTAGAATTAGATGCCAATGGATTATGTAATTGTTAGTGAAATCTTTTAGTCCAAACAGGAACGTGGAATAGGAGTGTCTATGTGCCTCGAGTAGAAACCTCTGGAAGTGGAATACCGGGTCCTGACTTTTGGTCTTGGACGCCGCCACCAGATGGAGATAGAAATTTGGATGCTTCCAGTGAGCAGACTTCAAGAAATTTTTCTGTTCCTTTAACTTCAACCAACCCAGTGATGGAGAAAGATCAATATTTTGACCCTCTATCCATTCCATTCGAGAGTAAACTTTTGGAGAGCAACCACAaccctcctcttcctccttttcAGTCATTGATGGAGGTTGAAAAAGTGGAAGTTCAAGAATTGGCTTCGGAGAAGCCTTCAAGAAAAGAGGGACATGAAATTGGTGAATTATTTTCAGCACATGCCGCAGAGGCAGCTCATGCACTTGAAATGGTGGATGAATCTTCATCCTATGAAGAGAATCCAGATGGGTCAAAATGGTGGAAGGAGACTGGGATTGAGCAAAGACCTGATGGTCTTACGTGTAGGTGGACGATGACTAGGGGAGTTAGTGCTGACCAAGTTGTTGAGTGGCAAGAGAAGTTCTGGGAGGCTGCTGATGAGTTTGACTACAAGGAACTTGGTTCAGAGAAATCAGGACGTGATGCAAATGGAAATGTTTGGCGTGAATTTTGGAGAGAAACAATGTGGCAGGTtagtaatattaatatattatcttTCTTAGTGTTTTTTCCGTGATCCATTTCTTCTGTTCGCATTATGCCTTGTTAAATTGATCAGTCCTTAATCAAGACAAATATATTGTAGCCTCAAGGACTTACATTTGgctatcaaaaattttaaattatgtgCATTAACAAACAATGGATACAGTTGTCTTATATTTTGCCCATCCACATTTTTAAAGCAATCTGTTTATTACTTCATCAGATAGGCCACTGGTGCTAATGTTTTGTTGGGGGTATCTTTAGACTATAGCAATATACTACTAGACCAAAAATGAGTTTCATCAATCATTATTGTCCATAAGTTGAAACGTTTCAGGCATATTTTAAGAATCTGAAAAAACAGTTGTACTAGGATATGAAATGCCTAAGTATACAAAGCCCTGAGGCAAGCACCTAACATATCCCCAAACGCACCCCCTGTCACTCACCAGGAAGTTGTCATCGTGGCTTCCCTTTCTCACCAAACTGTGTTGATTTATCTTTAGAATAGAAATCACTGCGATACTTATGATACGATCTTGTTGACTTCTGTGTAAGACACAAACATATCATGGACTCTGATTTCTGTAGGATTGTGG is from Tripterygium wilfordii isolate XIE 37 chromosome 14, ASM1340144v1, whole genome shotgun sequence and encodes:
- the LOC120015703 gene encoding uncharacterized protein LOC120015703 isoform X1, whose product is MASGVGAISRASYLHPRSPAQPVDSTVKLRVSLLKTKTRLCVRIRANSDGNSYLDMWRKAVDRERKEIEFQSIANNSASESVDENGNDFNEIELEKKSEEFQKILEVSKEERDRVQRMQVIDRAAAAIAAARAVIQEDIASVKENTEGERSETMGPQDPVQTGTWNRSVYVPRVETSGSGIPGPDFWSWTPPPDGDRNLDASSEQTSRNFSVPLTSTNPVMEKDQYFDPLSIPFESKLLESNHNPPLPPFQSLMEVEKVEVQELASEKPSRKEGHEIGELFSAHAAEAAHALEMVDESSSYEENPDGSKWWKETGIEQRPDGLTCRWTMTRGVSADQVVEWQEKFWEAADEFDYKELGSEKSGRDANGNVWREFWRETMWQDCGLMHIEKTADKWGKNGNGDEWQEKWWEHYDASGKAEKWAHKWCSIDPTTHLNPGHAHVWHERWGEKYDGHGGSMKYTDKWAERCEGDSWTKWGDKWDENFDPDCHGVKQGETWWEGKYGERWNRTWGEQHNGSGWVHKYGKSSSGEHWDTHVEQETWYERFPHFGFYHCFDNSVQLREVRKPSEME
- the LOC120015703 gene encoding uncharacterized protein LOC120015703 isoform X2 → MASGVGAISRASYLHPRSPAQPVDSTVKLRVSLLKTKTRLCVRIRANSDGNSYLDMWRKAVDRERKEIEFQSIANNSASESVDENGNDFNEIELEKKSEEFQKILEVSKEERDRVQRMQVIDRAAAAIAAARAVIQEDIASVKENTEGERSETMGPQDPGTWNRSVYVPRVETSGSGIPGPDFWSWTPPPDGDRNLDASSEQTSRNFSVPLTSTNPVMEKDQYFDPLSIPFESKLLESNHNPPLPPFQSLMEVEKVEVQELASEKPSRKEGHEIGELFSAHAAEAAHALEMVDESSSYEENPDGSKWWKETGIEQRPDGLTCRWTMTRGVSADQVVEWQEKFWEAADEFDYKELGSEKSGRDANGNVWREFWRETMWQDCGLMHIEKTADKWGKNGNGDEWQEKWWEHYDASGKAEKWAHKWCSIDPTTHLNPGHAHVWHERWGEKYDGHGGSMKYTDKWAERCEGDSWTKWGDKWDENFDPDCHGVKQGETWWEGKYGERWNRTWGEQHNGSGWVHKYGKSSSGEHWDTHVEQETWYERFPHFGFYHCFDNSVQLREVRKPSEME